From a region of the Leucoraja erinacea ecotype New England chromosome 6, Leri_hhj_1, whole genome shotgun sequence genome:
- the lig4 gene encoding LOW QUALITY PROTEIN: DNA ligase 4 (The sequence of the model RefSeq protein was modified relative to this genomic sequence to represent the inferred CDS: deleted 1 base in 1 codon) produces MSAASVSNNSLVKTVASEVPFCDFCLTLEKIQKSKSRPEKSKYFKDFLDSWRYFHNALHKNEVNTTDSFYPAMRLVLPQLERERMSYGIKETMLAKLYIEVLGLSKEGKDALKLLNYRTPTASYGDAGDFAVIAYFVLKQRCPNKGTLTIQEVNDHLDSIALNNAVKKKDLVKKSLLQLICQSSALEQKWLIRMILKDMKLGISQQTIFQLFHADATELHNVTTDLEKICRQLHDPSVSLSDVSITLFSGFKPMLAAVANMKNIEKLMHNQGFYLETKLDGERMQLHKDGDVYKYFSRNSYDYSQQFGASSLQGSLTPFIHKAFSSTVQNCILDGEMMAYNPNTKIFMQKGNQFDIKRMVEDSELQTCFCVFDVLMVNDQKLANETLRKRHEVLLTVFTTAPGRLQIVEKMEINTKKDVADALNDAIDKREEGIMVKDPLSVYKPDKRGEGWLKIKPEYVDGLMDELDILIVGGYFGKGQRGGMVSHFLCAVAEVPAPGEKPSVFHTICRVGCGYTMKELYDLGLKLDKHWKPYRKSNSPPNILCATEKPEVYIEPYNSVVLQVKAAEIVRSDGYKTGCTLRFPRIEKIRDDKQWYDCMTLHDLDELHNKASGKLASKHVDLNDDEPDKKKRKALAKSKKLIGIAEQFKAQDLSNVSKVSNIFEDVEFCVLNGLDHYAKAELEKGIAECGGLVVQNPGPDTYCVVVGTANIRVRNLVTSNEHDIVKADWLIDCLQKRHFIPWQPQYMIHMSPSTKEYFAQEYDCYGDSYFADLDKIQLQEIFQRMVKPEQKLTLKTIADLEQRYGWDQSPVNMFRNCVIYVDLYRTVGDCSTKTHNTSLDLRVLELRFRGAKCVTCLQEGVSHVIVGNDTQRLRELKLCRREFKKKFKIVVESWVSDSVKAGYMQDEKVYLL; encoded by the exons ATGTCTGCAGCATCTGTGTCAAATAATTCGCTCGtcaagactgtggcctctgaaGTTCCCTTCTGTGATTTCTGTTTAACTTTGGAGAAAATACAGAAAAGCAAATCCAGGCCTGAGAAAAGCAAGTATTTCAAAGACTTCCTGGATTCATGGAGATATTTTCATAATGCTCTTCATAAAAACGAGGTGAACACCACTGATTCTTTTTACCCAGCAATGCGTCTGGTATTGCCtcagctggagagggagagaatgtCGTATGGAATCAAAGAAACTATGCTTGCAAAACTTTACATTGAAGTTCTCGGTTTGTCAAAAGAGGGAAAAGATGCACTTAAACTCTTAAATTATAGAACTCCAACGGCCTCGTATGGAGATGCAGGTGATTTTGCTGTGATTGCCTATTTTGTTCTGAAACAGAGGTGCCCAAACAAAGGCACTCTGACTATTCAGGAGGTAAATGACCATTTGGATTCTATTGCACTTAACAATGCTGTTAAGAAAAAAGACTTGGTCAAAAAGAGTCTGCTGCAGTTAATATGCCAGAGTTCTGCTCTGGAGCAAAAGTGGCTTATTCGAATGATCTTGAAGGACATGAAATTAGGTATCAGTCAGCAAACTATATTTCAGTTATTCCATGCAGATGCAACAGAGCTTCACAACGTGACCACGGATTTAGAAAAAATATGTAGACAACTTCACGATCCCTCAGTATCCCTTAGCGATGTTTCCATCACGCTGTTTTCTGGTTTTAAGCCAATGCTCGCCGCTGTTGCTAACATGAAAAACATTGAAAAGTTGATGCACAATCAAGGTTTTTACTTGGAAACTAAACTGGATGGGGAGCGTATGCAACTTCACAAAGATGGAGATGTTTATAAATATTTTTCGCGCAACAGCTATGATTACAGCCAACAGTTTGGTGCCTCCTCATTGCAAGGGTCTCTCACGCCATTTATCCACAAGGCGTTCAGCAGCACGGTGCAAAATTGTATTCTTGATGGAGAAATGATGGCTTACAACCCCAATACCAAAATCTTCATGCAAAAAGGAAACCAGTTTGACATCAAACGGATGGTGGAGGATTCGGAATTACAAACCTGTTTCTGTGTTTTCGATGTGCTCATGGTAAATGATCAGAAGCTGGCAAATGAAACTCTGAGAAAAAGACACGAAGTCCTTCTCACTGTATTCACAACAGCGCCAGGTCGCTTACAGATTGTGGAAAAAAtggaaataaacacaaaaaaagaCGTTGCGGATGCCTTGAATGATGCTATAGATAAACGGGAGGAAGGAATTATGGTAAAGGATCCTTTATCTGTTTATAAGCCAGACAAACGTGGTGAAGGTTGGTTAAAGATTAAACCAGAATATGTTGATGGTTTGATGGATGAGCTTGACATCTTAATCGTTGGTGGCTACTTTGGAAAAGGCCAGCGTGGTGGAATGGTGTCTCATTTTCTGTGTGCCGTTGCAGAGGTTCCTGCTCCTGGTGAGAAACCATCCGTCTTCCACACCATTTGCCGTGTAGGTTGTGGATACACGATGAAGGAGCTTTACGATCTTGGTCTGAAACTAGATAAGCACTGGAAACCTTACCGTAAAAGCAATTCCCCACCAAATATTCTGTGTGCTACTGAAAAACCAGAAGTGTACATTGAGCCCTACAATTCGGTTGTCCTTCAAGTTAAGGCAGCTGAAATTGTAAGGAGTGATGGGTATAAAACAGGTTGCACCTTGCGTTTTCCACGAATTGAGAAGATCAGAGATGATAAGCagtggtatgactgtatgacctTGCATGATTTGGATGAACTGCACAATAAAGCATCTGGGAAACTTGCGTCCAAGCACGTTGACCTCAATGACGATGAGCCAGATAAGAAGAAGCGTAAAGCTCTGGCAAAATCCAAAAAGTTGATTGGTATTGCAGAACAGTTTAAGGCTCAAGATCTATCGAATGTCAGCAAAGTATCTAATATTTTTGAGGATGTTGAATTTTGTGTCTTAAATGGCCTTGACCACTATGCCAAAGCTGAGCTGGAAAAGGGGATTGCTGAGTGTGGAGGACTGGTTGTTCAGAATCCT GGACCAGACACTTACTGTGTTGTTGTTGGCACTGCCAATATCCGCGTCAGAAACCTTGTCACTTCTAATGAGCATGATATTGTGAAAGCTGACTGGTTGATCGATTGTTTGCAAAAGAGACATTTTATACCTTGGCAACCCCAGTACATGATTCACATGTCGCCTTCAACAAAAGAATACTTTGCTCAGGAGTATGATTGCTATGGAGACAGCTATTTTGCTGATCTTGATAAAATTCAGTTGCAAGAAATTTTCCAAAGAATGGTGAAACCAGAGCAGAAATTAACATTGAAAACTATTGCTGACTTGGAGCAGCGATACGGATGGGACCAATCGCCTGTAAATATGTTCAGAAACTGTGTTATATATGTAGACCTATACAGAACAGTTGGCGACTGCAGTACAAAGACCCACAACACAAGCTTAGATTTGAGGGTTTTGGAGCTGCGATTTCGTGGAGCAAAATGCGTCACATGTCTGCAGGAAGGTGTCTCGCATGTAATCGTTGGTAACGATACACAACGTCTCCGGGAACTGAAATTGTGTAGGAGagaatttaaaaagaaattcAAAATTGTTGTGGAATCGTGGGTGTCTGATTCAGTGAAAGCAGGATATATGCAAGACGAGAAAGTTTACTTACTTTAG